In Buchnera aphidicola (Brachycaudus cardui), one DNA window encodes the following:
- the leuB gene encoding 3-isopropylmalate dehydrogenase, translating to MKKKYFIAVLPGDGIGPEVMKEAYKILNVLKNHFLLPIETKEFNIGGIAIDREGVALPKNTLKGCENSDAILFGSVGGDKWNNLSIEKRPERGALLPLRKHFNLFSNLRPSRLYPVLKSLSPLRSDIVKDGFDILCVRELTGGIYFGEPRGRIKKNNSEYAFDTEIYHKSEIMRIAHLSFQLARSRKQKVCSIDKANVLQSSIFWREVVENVSKQYPDITLSHLYIDNACMQIIKDPKQFDILLCSNLFGDIISDECAMITGSIGMLPSASLNEKNFGLYEPAGGSAPDIKGKNIANPIAQILSVSMLVRYGMKLDFIADKIDKAVSNVLQAGYRTIDISDGKNYLNTNQMGDIITSFLINGE from the coding sequence ATGAAAAAAAAATATTTTATTGCAGTACTACCAGGTGATGGAATAGGACCTGAAGTTATGAAAGAAGCATATAAAATTTTAAATGTTTTAAAAAATCATTTTTTATTACCAATAGAAACAAAGGAATTTAATATTGGTGGTATAGCCATTGATCGTGAAGGTGTTGCTTTACCAAAAAACACATTAAAGGGATGTGAAAATTCTGATGCAATTTTATTTGGATCTGTAGGGGGTGATAAGTGGAATAATCTTTCAATAGAAAAACGTCCTGAAAGAGGAGCTTTACTTCCTTTAAGAAAACATTTTAATCTTTTTTCTAATTTAAGACCATCAAGATTATATCCAGTATTAAAATCTCTATCTCCTTTACGTTCCGACATTGTAAAAGATGGTTTTGATATATTATGTGTTAGAGAATTAACAGGAGGAATTTATTTTGGAGAACCTAGGGGTCGTATTAAAAAAAATAATTCTGAATATGCTTTTGATACAGAGATTTATCATAAATCTGAAATTATGAGAATTGCTCATTTATCCTTTCAATTAGCACGTTCTAGAAAACAAAAGGTTTGTTCAATAGATAAAGCAAACGTTCTTCAAAGTTCTATTTTTTGGAGAGAAGTAGTAGAAAATGTTTCAAAACAATATCCAGATATTACTTTATCTCATTTATATATTGATAATGCTTGTATGCAAATTATTAAAGATCCTAAACAATTTGATATATTATTATGTTCTAACCTTTTTGGAGATATTATTTCAGATGAATGTGCTATGATTACCGGTTCTATTGGTATGTTACCATCAGCAAGTTTAAATGAAAAAAATTTTGGTTTATATGAACCGGCTGGTGGTTCTGCACCTGATATTAAGGGTAAAAATATTGCTAATCCTATAGCTCAAATTCTTTCTGTTTCTATGTTAGTTAGATATGGTATGAAATTAGATTTTATAGCAGATAAAATTGATAAAGCAGTAAGTAATGTTTTACAAGCAGGTTATAGAACTATAGATATATCTGATGGTAAAAATTATTTAAATACAAATCAAATGGGTGATATTATTACCAGTTTTTTAATTAATGGTGAATGA
- the leuC gene encoding 3-isopropylmalate dehydratase large subunit, which yields MKKTLYDKIYDSHIIYEDKNNTSILYIDLHLLHEVTSPQAFDSLRNKSRQVRQPKKTFATMDHNVSTESKDINASGSMAKIQMEELIKNCNEFNIPLYDLNNPNQGIVHVIGPEQGMTLPGMTIVCGDSHTSTHGAFGALSFGIGTSEVEHVLATQTLKQQRFKTMKIEISGIMQKFITAKDIILSIIGKLGSSGGTGYVIEFCGSVVENMSMEERMTICNMAIEMGAKSGLIAPDEITYAYLKNRMYSPYGEYWDKSLHIWKTLKTDKDAIFDKTFVINVSNLSPQITWGTNPDQVISVNEKIPDFNLFDNLVKQDLAKSACKYMNLKPGMYLTDVKVDKVFIGSCTNARIEDLRAASNVLKNKKISKNVKAIVVPGSGLVKREAESEGLDKIFINAGFEWRLPGCSMCLGMNNDKLSNGERCASTSNRNFEGRQGRGGRTHLVSPIMAAAAALHGKFFDVRKLDNSGNN from the coding sequence ATGAAAAAGACATTATATGACAAAATATATGATTCACATATTATATATGAAGATAAAAATAATACATCTATTTTATATATAGATTTACATTTACTTCATGAAGTTACATCACCTCAAGCTTTTGATTCATTACGTAATAAAAGTCGTCAAGTTAGACAACCTAAAAAAACTTTTGCTACTATGGATCATAATGTTTCAACAGAAAGTAAAGATATTAATGCATCTGGTTCGATGGCAAAAATACAAATGGAGGAATTAATAAAAAATTGTAATGAGTTTAATATTCCATTATATGATTTAAATAATCCTAATCAAGGAATTGTACATGTTATAGGTCCTGAACAAGGAATGACTTTACCTGGTATGACAATTGTGTGTGGTGATTCTCATACATCAACTCATGGAGCATTTGGTGCATTATCTTTTGGTATAGGTACTTCAGAAGTAGAGCATGTACTTGCTACTCAAACTTTAAAACAACAACGTTTTAAAACTATGAAAATAGAAATATCCGGTATTATGCAAAAATTTATTACTGCTAAGGATATCATCCTATCAATTATCGGAAAATTAGGATCTTCAGGGGGTACCGGATATGTAATTGAATTTTGTGGTAGTGTAGTTGAAAACATGAGTATGGAAGAAAGAATGACAATTTGTAATATGGCAATTGAAATGGGTGCAAAGTCTGGATTAATAGCACCAGATGAAATTACATATGCGTATTTAAAAAACAGAATGTATTCACCATATGGTGAATATTGGGACAAATCATTACATATTTGGAAAACATTAAAAACAGATAAAGATGCTATTTTTGATAAAACTTTTGTTATTAATGTATCAAATCTTTCACCTCAAATTACTTGGGGTACAAATCCTGATCAGGTTATTTCAGTAAATGAAAAAATACCTGATTTTAATTTGTTTGATAATTTAGTTAAACAGGATTTAGCTAAATCTGCCTGTAAATATATGAATTTAAAACCAGGTATGTATTTAACAGATGTTAAAGTTGATAAGGTATTTATTGGATCTTGTACTAATGCTCGAATAGAAGATTTAAGAGCAGCATCTAATGTATTAAAAAATAAAAAAATTTCTAAAAATGTAAAAGCTATTGTTGTTCCTGGTTCAGGTTTAGTTAAAAGAGAAGCTGAAAGTGAAGGTTTAGATAAAATTTTTATTAATGCCGGATTCGAATGGCGTTTACCTGGATGTTCTATGTGTTTAGGTATGAATAATGATAAATTAAGTAATGGTGAACGTTGTGCTTCTACTAGTAATCGGAATTTTGAAGGTCGACAAGGTAGGGGGGGTCGAACTCATTTAGTCAGTCCTATTATGGCTGCAGCTGCAGCTTTACATGGTAAGTTTTTTGATGTTAGAAAATTAGATAATAGTGGGAATAATTAA